One stretch of Echeneis naucrates chromosome 11, fEcheNa1.1, whole genome shotgun sequence DNA includes these proteins:
- the tekt2 gene encoding tektin-2, with the protein MSTLPAKPGVRLSVSEWDSNNRQLSAAAQHERLISTVVRQEGRSLRIETNCKTAWDESDTSRRLRDRALDVARWKEALETCAQKVDEEMEALTLCKEQNEQALAATATPLEVSTECLTLREGRRGHELVADPVDEQLRKEVELIKRVQQVLQQDVDEAFQQLSVLQEARHQLTADLQNKMDALEIDMSCLSLTVKSPEISLKTNPTRVPSGSSTPQEWVQFSQCNAAHAQQAMQASQQMREDMSLTRAQLQNELETQRLATEFTLRKRHHHEQRARDELEWQIKKTEDEMAEMESDIHGLDADLQAKTASLKLAHTRLENRTSRPGMDLCRDEVQHGLVNEVHQLEATITTLEQKLSEAQHSLQKMKLHHGRMLQDLSRKQEALSLEQRSMNTRSHLRPASSSTKAPALPVPLTNSSGRSNLQLLAQ; encoded by the exons ATGTCGACACTTCCCGCCAAGCCTGGTGTTCGCCTCAGCGTCTCCGAGTGGGACAGCAACAACCGTCAGCTGTCGGCCGCAGCTCAGCACGAGCGACTTATTTCCACCGTGGTTCGACAAGAGGGGAGGTCTCTGCGCATCGAGACCAACTGCAAG actgcCTGGGATGAGAGCGACACCTCCCGCAGGTTGAGAGATCGGGCTTTGGATGTTGCTCGATGGAAGGAGGCGTTGGAAACATGCGCACAAAAAGTGGATGAAGAGATGGAGGCTCTGACCCTG TGTAAGGAGCAGAATGAGCAGGCCTTGGCCGCCACCGCCACCCCTCTGGAGGTCAGCACCGAGTGTCTGACCCTGAGGGAAGGGCGGCGAGGGCACGAGCTGGTCGCCGACCCCGTGGACGAACAGCTGAGGAAAGAAGTGGAGCTGATCAAAAGGGTCCAGCAAGTTCTGCAGCAGGACGTAGACGAAGCCTTCCAACAGCTTTC TGTTTTGCAGGAGGCTCGGCATCAGCTGACGGCCGACCTCCAGAACAAGATGGACGCCCTGGAGATTGATATGTCCTGTCTGTCACTCACAGTAAAGTCACCTGAGATCTCCCTGAAGACCAACCCAACGCGCGTACCATCCGG TTCGTCCACCCCCCAGGAGTGGGTCCAGTTCAGCCAGTGCAACGCAGCTCACGCCCAGCAGGCCATGCAGGCATCTCAGCAAATGAGGGAGGACATGAGTCTCACCAGAGCGCAG CTGCAGAATGAGTTGGAGACTCAGCGTCTGGCCACTGAGTTCACTCTTCGTAAGCGCCATCACCACGAACAGCGAGCCCGCGATGAGCTGgagtggcaaataaaaaaa ACTGAAGATGAAATGGCTGAGATGGAGAGCGACATCCACGGCCTGGACGCAGATCTGCAGGCAAAGACGGCCTCGCTGAAACTGGCTCACACTAGACTGGAGAACAGGACCAGCAGACCTGGCATGGACCTGTGCAGAGACGAG gtTCAGCACGGTCTGGTGAATGAAGTCCACCAGCTGGAGGCCACAATCACGACTCTGGAACAAAAGCTGTCTGAGGCTCA GCACTCTCTGCAGAAGATGAAGCTCCATCATGGCCGCATGCTGCAGGATCTCTCCAGAAAACAGGAAGCTTTATCTCTGGAACAACGAAGCATGAACACCCGCTCCCACCTCAGGCCGGCCTCCTCCAGCACCAAAGCCCCGGCGCTGCCGGTCCCCCTCACAAACTCCAGTGGGCGGAGcaacctgcagctgctggctCAGTAA
- the LOC115051409 gene encoding free fatty acid receptor 3: MNVAIKDCVALAVYTVTFLLGLPSNLLVLFVYLRKACKRGATPNVVYALNLCLANLVLVVWLPVKAVETWLQDWRLPALLCPIYNFFLFSSLYVSCLFITTVTVGRYLSIAFPIIYKRYRRARISCFICAALWVLVMLHLSFALVAEGGAYFISTKGHNSACYENFSTSQLAVLLPLRLEMSIVLFLLPLTVTSFCTLRCVTLVWRSNLPPMGKKRVLAVALSTLIVFVVCYAPYNASHVVGFVLRESVDWRPYAMLTSSCNVFLEPVVMLMLSPAVSRGIMGKLCGRQSQFSRIEGVWHRNHKIAKGEANLKAPPTLSERSQAGAEVTKVSQE; this comes from the coding sequence ATGAATGTGGCCATCAAGGACTGCGTTGCCCTCGCCGTCTACACCGTCACCTTCCTGCTGGGCCTTCCCTCCAACCTGCTGGTCCTCTTTGTGTACTTGCGCAAGGCGTGCAAGCGTGGCGCCACGCCCAACGTGGTGTACGCCCTCAACCTGTGCCTGGCCAACCTGGTGCTGGTGGTCTGGCTCCCCGTCAAGGCCGTGGAGACTTGGCTTCAGGACTGGAGGCTGCCAGCGCTCCTTTGCCCCATCTAcaacttcttcctcttctcctcgcTGTACGTCAGCTGCCTGTTCATCACTACCGTGACGGTGGGGCGTTACCTCAGCATCGCATTCCCAATTATCTACAAGAGATACCGCCGCGCACGAATCTCCTGCTTCATCTGCGCTGCCCTTTGGGTGCTGGTGATGCTGCACCTCAGCTTTGCCCTGGTGGCTGAAGGAGGGGCCTACTTTATCTCCACCAAGGGTCACAACTCAGCCTGCTACGAGAACTTCAGCACCTCCCAGCTTGCTGTTCTGCTGCCTCTTCGCCTGGAGATGTCCattgtcctgtttcttctgcCTCTGACCGTGACGTCCTTCTGCACGCTGCGCTGCGTCACCCTGGTGTGGCGCTCAAACTTGCCCCCCATGGGGAAGAAAAGGGTCCTGGCTGTCGCGCTCTCCACCctcattgtttttgtggtgtgttACGCGCCCTACAACGCCTCACACGTTGTGGGGTTTGTGTTGAGGGAGAGCGTGGACTGGAGGCCGTACGCCATGCTGACGAGCTCCTGTAACGTCTTCCTGGAGCCTGTGGTCATGCTCATGCTGTCACCAGCAGTGTCCAGGGGCATCATGGGAAAACTCTGCGGAAGGCAAAGTCAGTTCAGCCGGATCGAAGGGGTTTGGCATCGAAACCACAAAATCGCCAAAGGTGAGGCCAATTTAAAGGCCCCGCCAACCCTGTCGGAGAGGAGCCAGGCGGGGGCCGAGGTGACTAAAGTCAGCCAGGAGTGA